From the Lathyrus oleraceus cultivar Zhongwan6 chromosome 4, CAAS_Psat_ZW6_1.0, whole genome shotgun sequence genome, one window contains:
- the LOC127075489 gene encoding uncharacterized protein LOC127075489 isoform X1: MHVINENRLSPRFRSQWYTLFFDSDNFFPDFTVAVLLQKTCFHSEFGRIEFIFESFGPFVGYHMASNEDHPHGDETVGGAEREIKRGITVMKKVIRDRDRGVLIKVHWNEGGQLIEPNGSTLTSFIGALVRNEVPITCDNWRNKQLNEAKDKIWSEIKRCFDIEENRRDHCLKLAGKLLRGFRTFLSTTFLRDTEGTFVDAELPSKYASLISPKEWETFKSKRKTQEFKSVSETNRQRASSPAYPYRKGRVGYGRLEQSILTKENSSETSLPAHVLWKEARVGKDGKIKEDVQQIFEKCETLSQSIVPYEDTDCRSILSRALDVPEYSGRVRGKGFGITQKSLNIKKQKTPSNKELQQTLEALKAEVLELRKERERDRAAGFKDTSDKDSINCNFQPTIPEGISPCHLYLARPTYRMVGKGKVHNNLGELLHTKPLPTGSLKVSVDIALEKDALLPHPDDVSDATLLGDAIGSFVAWPTDLIIVGYETPTKSKAKDKGIAREIESVASQKEIPVAKKTEISKRTGAKKKNPSKYRACLHTYLETTDISDGCVRLIPMDGAIFGFEYAEPLGKEDFDQILYHTQLSVGVINTYMRYLYDKLMGPRGLEQRFSFLNPMKTNLTEMIRKPDEVRTYVVERFMADTDREKLFFLPFNTGDGGHWLLVAINPFKEIVYYLDSLHKDWTTYPAMKTIVDTIIQTVRAQRKIQVPKRKANNITWNRVECPRQRNNIDCGYYTLRFMKETLLMDRTDIPSDYFDEYRCAYYSKDQLDEIKEELCQFIIELQVL, translated from the exons ATGCATGTGATTAATGAAAATAGACTTTCTCCACGATTCCGGAGCCAATGGTATACTTTGTTTTTCGATTCGGACAACTTTTTCCCTGATTTTACTGTTGCTGTACTGTTACAAAAAACATGCTTCCACTCGGAATTTGGACGAATCGAGTTCATTTTTGAGTCCTTTGGCCCGTTTGTAGGCTACCAT ATGGCTAGTAACGAGGATCACCCACATGGTGATGAGACCGTTGGTGGTGCGGAAAGGGAAATTAAACGTGGAATAACGGTTATGAAGAAAGTTATTCGAGATAGAGATCGAGGCGTTTTAATAAAAGTGCATTGGAACGAAGGTGgacaactaattgagcctaacggttcaacATTGACAAGTTTTATTGGTGCATTGGTAAGGAATGAAGTTCCAATTACTTGTGATAATTGGAGAAATAAACAATTGAACGAAGCTAAAGACAAAATatggagtgagataaag AGGTGTTTCGACATCGAAGAAAACAGAAGAGATCATTGTCTCAAATTGGCCGGAAAGTTACTAAGAGGGTTTAGAACCTTTTTATCAACCACCTTTCTTAGGGATACGGAAGGTACTTTTGTTGATGCAGAGCTTCCATCTAAATATGCAAGTTTGATTTCACCTAAAGAATGGGAAACGTTTAAATCCAAACGAAAAACCCAAGAATTTAAGAGTGTAAGTGAAACAAACCGGCAAAGAGCATCAAGTCCGGCGTATCCCTATAGAAAAGGGCGTGTTGGATATGGACGCTTAGAGCAGTCTATA TTAACAAAGGAGAATAGTTCTGAAACATCTCTTCCggcacatgttttgtggaaggaagcccgtgtcGGTAAGGATGGAAAGATTAAAGAAGACGTTCAACAAATATTTGAGAAATGT GAGACTCTATCTCAATCTATAGTTCCATATGAAGACACTGATTGCAGGAGCATACTGAGTCGAGCATTAGATGTTCCcgagtattctggtcgggtgaggggcAAGGGATTTGGGATCACTCAAAAATCCTTGaatattaaaaaacaaaagaCTCCTAGCAATAAAGAACTGCAGCAAACTTTGGAAGCATTAAAAGCTGAAGTTCTTGAATTAAGAAAGGAAAGAGAAAGAGATCGAGCAGCGGGTTTTAAAGATACTAGTGACAAAGATAGTATCAATTGTAATTTTCAACCGACTATTCCAGAG ggcatttcaccttgtcacCTCTACTTAGCGAGACCGACttatcggatggttggcaaggggAAAGTTCATAACAATTTGGGTGAATTACTTCACACTAAACCGCTCCCTACTGGATCTTTGAAAGTCTCGGTTGATATTGCTTTGGAGAAGGATGCGTTATTACCACATCCTGACGATGTTTCGGATGCAACTTTATTGGGAGATGCCATAGGTTcatttgttgcatggccgacagACCTCATTAtcgtaggatatgag actcccacaaaatccaaagCAAAAGATAAGGGGATTGCGCGGgaaatcgagtcagttgcatcgCAAAAAGAG ATTCCTGTTGCTAAGAAGACTGAAATTTCCAAGAGGACCGGGGCTAAAAAGAAAAATCCTTCCAAGTATAGAGCGTGCCTCCATACATATTTAGAAACGACAGATATTTCGGATGGATGTGTTCGTTTAATACCTATGGATGGAGCTATTTTTGGTTTTGAGTATGCCGAGCCATTGGGTAAAGAggattttgatcaaattttgtATCATACGCAATTAAGCGTTGGTGTTATCAACACATACATGAG GTATTTATATGACAAATTGATGGGTCCGCGTGGGTTGGAGCAAAGATTCTCATTCTTAAATCCCATGAAAACGAACTTAACCGAAATGATAAGAAAACCAGATGAAGTCAGGACGTATGTAGTCGAGCGCTTTATGGCCGACACAGATAGAGAAAAGTTGTTCTTTTTACCGTTTAATACCGGCGACGG tggacattggttgttggTCGCGATAAATCCTTTTAAAGAAATTGTGTATTATTTGGATTCTTTACACAAGGATTGGACAACATACCCTGCTATGAAGACGATAGTTGACAC CattatacaaactgttcgagcACAAAGAAAAATTCAAGTACCAAAGAGAAAAGCCAATAACATTACATGGAATAGAGTGGAG TGTCCTCGACAGCGTAATAATATAGATTGTGGATATTACACGTTGAGGTTTATGAAAGAAACTCTTCTTATGGATCGAACAGATATTCCATCTGAT tactttgatgaatatAGATGTGCTTATTACTCAAAAGATCAGTTGGATGAAATTAAAGaggaattgtgtcaattcattatcGAGCTACAGGTTTTGTGA
- the LOC127075489 gene encoding uncharacterized protein LOC127075489 isoform X2 — translation MASNEDHPHGDETVGGAEREIKRGITVMKKVIRDRDRGVLIKVHWNEGGQLIEPNGSTLTSFIGALVRNEVPITCDNWRNKQLNEAKDKIWSEIKRCFDIEENRRDHCLKLAGKLLRGFRTFLSTTFLRDTEGTFVDAELPSKYASLISPKEWETFKSKRKTQEFKSVSETNRQRASSPAYPYRKGRVGYGRLEQSILTKENSSETSLPAHVLWKEARVGKDGKIKEDVQQIFEKCETLSQSIVPYEDTDCRSILSRALDVPEYSGRVRGKGFGITQKSLNIKKQKTPSNKELQQTLEALKAEVLELRKERERDRAAGFKDTSDKDSINCNFQPTIPEGISPCHLYLARPTYRMVGKGKVHNNLGELLHTKPLPTGSLKVSVDIALEKDALLPHPDDVSDATLLGDAIGSFVAWPTDLIIVGYETPTKSKAKDKGIAREIESVASQKEIPVAKKTEISKRTGAKKKNPSKYRACLHTYLETTDISDGCVRLIPMDGAIFGFEYAEPLGKEDFDQILYHTQLSVGVINTYMRYLYDKLMGPRGLEQRFSFLNPMKTNLTEMIRKPDEVRTYVVERFMADTDREKLFFLPFNTGDGGHWLLVAINPFKEIVYYLDSLHKDWTTYPAMKTIVDTIIQTVRAQRKIQVPKRKANNITWNRVECPRQRNNIDCGYYTLRFMKETLLMDRTDIPSDYFDEYRCAYYSKDQLDEIKEELCQFIIELQVL, via the exons ATGGCTAGTAACGAGGATCACCCACATGGTGATGAGACCGTTGGTGGTGCGGAAAGGGAAATTAAACGTGGAATAACGGTTATGAAGAAAGTTATTCGAGATAGAGATCGAGGCGTTTTAATAAAAGTGCATTGGAACGAAGGTGgacaactaattgagcctaacggttcaacATTGACAAGTTTTATTGGTGCATTGGTAAGGAATGAAGTTCCAATTACTTGTGATAATTGGAGAAATAAACAATTGAACGAAGCTAAAGACAAAATatggagtgagataaag AGGTGTTTCGACATCGAAGAAAACAGAAGAGATCATTGTCTCAAATTGGCCGGAAAGTTACTAAGAGGGTTTAGAACCTTTTTATCAACCACCTTTCTTAGGGATACGGAAGGTACTTTTGTTGATGCAGAGCTTCCATCTAAATATGCAAGTTTGATTTCACCTAAAGAATGGGAAACGTTTAAATCCAAACGAAAAACCCAAGAATTTAAGAGTGTAAGTGAAACAAACCGGCAAAGAGCATCAAGTCCGGCGTATCCCTATAGAAAAGGGCGTGTTGGATATGGACGCTTAGAGCAGTCTATA TTAACAAAGGAGAATAGTTCTGAAACATCTCTTCCggcacatgttttgtggaaggaagcccgtgtcGGTAAGGATGGAAAGATTAAAGAAGACGTTCAACAAATATTTGAGAAATGT GAGACTCTATCTCAATCTATAGTTCCATATGAAGACACTGATTGCAGGAGCATACTGAGTCGAGCATTAGATGTTCCcgagtattctggtcgggtgaggggcAAGGGATTTGGGATCACTCAAAAATCCTTGaatattaaaaaacaaaagaCTCCTAGCAATAAAGAACTGCAGCAAACTTTGGAAGCATTAAAAGCTGAAGTTCTTGAATTAAGAAAGGAAAGAGAAAGAGATCGAGCAGCGGGTTTTAAAGATACTAGTGACAAAGATAGTATCAATTGTAATTTTCAACCGACTATTCCAGAG ggcatttcaccttgtcacCTCTACTTAGCGAGACCGACttatcggatggttggcaaggggAAAGTTCATAACAATTTGGGTGAATTACTTCACACTAAACCGCTCCCTACTGGATCTTTGAAAGTCTCGGTTGATATTGCTTTGGAGAAGGATGCGTTATTACCACATCCTGACGATGTTTCGGATGCAACTTTATTGGGAGATGCCATAGGTTcatttgttgcatggccgacagACCTCATTAtcgtaggatatgag actcccacaaaatccaaagCAAAAGATAAGGGGATTGCGCGGgaaatcgagtcagttgcatcgCAAAAAGAG ATTCCTGTTGCTAAGAAGACTGAAATTTCCAAGAGGACCGGGGCTAAAAAGAAAAATCCTTCCAAGTATAGAGCGTGCCTCCATACATATTTAGAAACGACAGATATTTCGGATGGATGTGTTCGTTTAATACCTATGGATGGAGCTATTTTTGGTTTTGAGTATGCCGAGCCATTGGGTAAAGAggattttgatcaaattttgtATCATACGCAATTAAGCGTTGGTGTTATCAACACATACATGAG GTATTTATATGACAAATTGATGGGTCCGCGTGGGTTGGAGCAAAGATTCTCATTCTTAAATCCCATGAAAACGAACTTAACCGAAATGATAAGAAAACCAGATGAAGTCAGGACGTATGTAGTCGAGCGCTTTATGGCCGACACAGATAGAGAAAAGTTGTTCTTTTTACCGTTTAATACCGGCGACGG tggacattggttgttggTCGCGATAAATCCTTTTAAAGAAATTGTGTATTATTTGGATTCTTTACACAAGGATTGGACAACATACCCTGCTATGAAGACGATAGTTGACAC CattatacaaactgttcgagcACAAAGAAAAATTCAAGTACCAAAGAGAAAAGCCAATAACATTACATGGAATAGAGTGGAG TGTCCTCGACAGCGTAATAATATAGATTGTGGATATTACACGTTGAGGTTTATGAAAGAAACTCTTCTTATGGATCGAACAGATATTCCATCTGAT tactttgatgaatatAGATGTGCTTATTACTCAAAAGATCAGTTGGATGAAATTAAAGaggaattgtgtcaattcattatcGAGCTACAGGTTTTGTGA